A window of the Tiliqua scincoides isolate rTilSci1 chromosome 5, rTilSci1.hap2, whole genome shotgun sequence genome harbors these coding sequences:
- the LOC136654186 gene encoding zinc finger protein 436-like — protein sequence MISWMEQREEPRGLDQDLQQELEERGSKSPRDAHTDDGTTSENEEWEEEEEEEAPNALDHIHPEDPPMVSSPVLDWEEACEALQGSGGSGSDDVTSVKARGGRPTRGRRPWGSRHCRLGYRRVGAATPRFFDCPDCGKQFTLSSHLIRHQRVHTGERPFGCRSCPKSFSQRSDLVRHERTHTGVKLYRCTQCDKSFSESSHLIRHQIIHSGEKPFKCNVCGKRYGDSSYLTVHQRTHTGARPYRCARCGKSFGRSSTLIRHQRVHGDPAPAPGDKPRPRGIWTAFAHLPSDRDGDSEQILSPQISPTSPGPPLPSSMLPLPSPSHIDPHSMRIMGWQWGVE from the exons ATGATCTCCTGGATGGAGCAAAGGGAAGAACCGCGAGGCTTGGACCAGGACTTGCAGCAAGaactggaggaaaggggaagcaAAAGCCCAAGAGATGCCCACACAG ATGATGGAACAACCAGTGAAAATGAAgaatgggaagaggaagaggaggaggaagctccCAATGCACTCGATCACATCCATCCAGAGGATCCCCCCATGGTTTCCTCACCGGTGCTGGACTGGGAAGAGGCCTGTGAGGCCCTGCAGGGTAGTGGCGGCAGTGGCAGCGATGATGTCACCAGTGTCAAGGCTAGAGGAGGAAGACCCACCCGAGGGAGGCGTCCCTGGGGCAGCCGTCACTGTCGCTTAGGTTACCGCCGTGTGGGTgctgctaccccaagatttttTGACTGCCCTGACTGTGGGAAGCAGTTCACACTGAGCTCGCACCTGATCCGGCACCAGCGGGTGCACACAGGGGAAAGACCATTTGGGTGCCGGTCATGCCCCAAGAGTTTCTCCCAGAGGTCAGACTTGGTACGTCATGAGCGCACACACACGGGCGTCAAGCTCTACCGTTGCACCCAGTGTGACAAGTCCTTCTCTGAGAGCTCCCACCTCATCCGTCACCAGATCATTCACTCAGGCGAGAAACCTTTCAAGTGCAATGTTTGTGGCAAACGTTATGGGGACAGCTCCTACCTCACAGTGCACCAGCGGACCCACACAGGTGCCCGCCCTTACCGTTGTGCTCGCTGTGGCAAGAGCTTTGGCCGGTCATCCACCCTCATTCGCCACCAGCGTGTTCACGGCGACCCTGCTCCTGCCCCTGGGGACAAGCCACGCCCCCGAGGCATCTGGACGGCGTTTGCCCACCTGCCCAGTGACAGGGATGGAGACTCAGAACAAATTCTGTCCCCTCAGATATCACCAACGTCTCCTGGGCCGCCCCTCCCATCGTCCATGCTGCCACTGCCGTCTCCATCTCACATTGACCCACACTCTATGAGGATtatggggtggcagtggggggtggAATAG